The Pirellulales bacterium genome window below encodes:
- the rnhA gene encoding ribonuclease HI, translating to MAKTASTFETEVQLFTDGGCSGNPGPGGWAFILRHPSSGKEVEQSGAEADTTNNRMELTAVVRGLEALTRPSTVELLTDSVYVGKGLTEWMPKWKANGWRRREGKRWAEVKNEDLWRKLDELIAKHQLKYTRVAGHSGHPENDRCDELAVAAYQRLR from the coding sequence ATGGCAAAGACCGCATCGACGTTTGAAACCGAAGTGCAACTGTTCACAGATGGAGGCTGCAGCGGAAATCCTGGCCCGGGCGGCTGGGCCTTCATCTTGCGGCATCCCTCCTCTGGCAAAGAGGTCGAGCAATCTGGCGCCGAAGCCGACACGACAAACAATCGCATGGAGCTGACGGCCGTCGTGCGCGGACTCGAAGCACTCACTCGCCCCTCGACCGTCGAACTTCTGACCGACAGCGTATACGTGGGCAAGGGGCTGACTGAATGGATGCCCAAGTGGAAAGCCAACGGCTGGCGGCGCCGCGAGGGGAAGCGATGGGCCGAGGTGAAGAACGAAGACCTGTGGCGCAAGCTCGACGAATTGATCGCCAAGCACCAACTGAAATACACGCGGGTCGCCGGCCATAGTGGCCATCCCGAAAACGACCGCTGCGACGAGTTGGCCGTGGCAGCATACCAGCGTCTGCGCTAG